The proteins below come from a single Jaculus jaculus isolate mJacJac1 chromosome X, mJacJac1.mat.Y.cur, whole genome shotgun sequence genomic window:
- the LOC105944200 gene encoding putative uncharacterized protein WWC2-AS2, with protein MVRQAGRPGAPLRPESRGALVPSRAPSQAARAPPPGPLDAARRPGGGRCGALGRWRLRRRRRTPHSVGPLSCPRLRATSLRASGHPAHSPCRPSRLGAALRPSAPPCGPRRALLRSPRPAPLLSRPSVPLPASLAPG; from the coding sequence ATGGTGAGACAGGCCGGCCGGCCCGGGGCCCCGCTCAGGCCAGAGTCGCGGGGCGCTCTCGTGCCGTCCCGCGCCCCCTCGCAGGCAGCCAGGGCACCGCCGCCCGGCCCGCTAGACGCTGCCCGGCGTCCCGGCGGGGGACGGTGCGGGGCACTGGGGCGGTggcggctgcggcggcggcgcCGCACTCCTCATAGTGTCGGGCCCCTCAGCTGCCCTCGGCTCCGCGCCACTTCACTCCGCGCCTCCGGCCACCCGGCTCACTCTCCGTGCCGGCCGTCTCGGCTAGGCGCAGCTCTGCGCCCCTCAGCGCCGCCGTGCGGGCCTCGCCGCGCTTTGCTCCGCTCCCCTCGCCCCGCGCCGCTCCTCTCCCGCCCGTCCGTGCCGCTCCCTGCCTCGCTGGCGCCCGGCTAG